Proteins co-encoded in one Listeria ivanovii subsp. ivanovii genomic window:
- a CDS encoding FAD synthetase family protein, with product MEVSHVMLEPNEDSRPSVLTIGKFDGVHIGHQTILNKALSIKKEQEILTAISFSPHPLWALKQIEIYREMLTPRMEKERWLAHFGVNHLIETAFTPKYAETTPEQFVESHLSQLNLSHIIVGSEFNFGKGRDSDVELLRDLCAPRNIGVTSVPVIETNHTKISSTNIRAFIRRGHFQEAEELLGHPWYITGTVKNGEMIGLDDYVLPETGGYQTDTTPANITNARTIQLDLPDGVHQIHITSKLLKEVGY from the coding sequence ATGGAAGTATCACATGTAATGCTCGAACCTAATGAAGATAGCCGCCCATCTGTTTTAACAATCGGCAAATTTGATGGGGTACATATCGGTCACCAAACAATTTTGAATAAAGCATTGTCCATAAAAAAAGAACAGGAAATCTTAACCGCTATTAGTTTCAGTCCGCATCCACTTTGGGCCTTAAAACAAATCGAAATATACCGCGAAATGTTAACACCACGAATGGAAAAAGAACGCTGGCTAGCGCATTTTGGAGTAAATCATCTTATCGAAACCGCGTTTACACCAAAATATGCAGAAACTACACCAGAGCAATTTGTAGAGAGTCATTTGAGCCAATTAAACTTATCACATATTATTGTCGGTTCCGAATTTAACTTTGGAAAAGGGCGCGACTCGGATGTCGAACTGCTCCGCGACCTTTGTGCTCCTCGTAATATTGGTGTCACCTCGGTCCCAGTTATCGAAACGAACCACACAAAAATTAGTTCCACCAATATTCGCGCATTTATTCGGCGGGGGCATTTTCAAGAAGCGGAAGAGTTGCTTGGACATCCTTGGTATATTACCGGAACCGTCAAAAATGGTGAAATGATAGGCTTGGATGATTATGTGCTTCCAGAAACAGGCGGATATCAAACGGACACAACACCTGCAAATATTACCAATGCCCGGACCATTCAGCTCGACTTACCAGATGGTGTCCACCAAATCCATATCACTAGCAAACTTTTAAAAGAAGTCGGCTATTAA
- a CDS encoding GIY-YIG nuclease family protein, which translates to MNKENRKELIRAYKEKAPDAGVYRFISRESGEFFIDNTMDLKGIANKLAFGIKIGAGNMLPPEMAKEAKQFGIETIEFEILQKVDIKPEMTKVDIKEENDVLLSLWLERENG; encoded by the coding sequence ATGAACAAAGAAAATCGCAAAGAACTTATACGCGCATATAAAGAAAAAGCCCCGGATGCCGGTGTATATCGTTTTATCAGCCGAGAAAGTGGTGAATTTTTCATTGATAACACGATGGATTTGAAAGGGATAGCAAACAAGCTAGCATTTGGCATTAAAATCGGTGCAGGTAACATGCTACCACCCGAAATGGCAAAAGAAGCAAAACAATTTGGAATTGAAACAATTGAGTTTGAAATACTACAAAAAGTGGATATTAAACCAGAAATGACAAAAGTCGATATTAAAGAAGAGAATGATGTACTGCTTAGTTTATGGCTTGAAAGAGAAAATGGCTGA
- a CDS encoding DUF4064 domain-containing protein has protein sequence MNFRKPEFILTLIAGITGVIAGITGIIGGGIMSALLDSPEVVSEAGIYGSEAEKLANASGMVVVLAVFALVIGIALFVFAFLIKKNVKVFGILTLVLGVAGFFLIQFLWVVPGILAIIAGIMCLARKDPAAF, from the coding sequence ATGAATTTTAGAAAACCAGAATTCATCTTAACATTGATAGCAGGTATTACTGGTGTAATTGCAGGAATTACAGGAATTATTGGCGGTGGAATTATGTCAGCATTATTGGATTCACCAGAAGTAGTCTCTGAGGCAGGGATTTATGGTTCTGAAGCCGAAAAATTAGCTAATGCTAGTGGAATGGTTGTAGTTCTAGCTGTTTTCGCGCTTGTTATTGGGATTGCATTATTTGTGTTTGCATTTCTAATTAAGAAAAACGTAAAAGTATTTGGTATTTTAACACTTGTTCTCGGTGTAGCAGGCTTCTTCCTAATCCAATTCCTTTGGGTAGTACCAGGTATACTTGCTATTATTGCAGGAATTATGTGTCTAGCAAGAAAAGACCCTGCTGCTTTTTAA
- a CDS encoding LacI family DNA-binding transcriptional regulator, whose product MKKTSIKDIAKLSGVSVATVSRVINNNGRFSEETRKKVLEVIKETNYQMNFSAKSLRMNKSFSVGILVPDISNYFFSSVVQQMEAILFEQGYSTIICNTGRNFDKEMAYLNMLESKMVDGLIVISGADEFGFKYANAENGIPYVCIDRQPKDKNTIFISSNHYQGAFEATEALIQAGVKAPAIFMHARQSSSAKERLKGFQDALKKNNLIYDPEQSTFTVDLQNADYQANIADFITRTAKIDGIFAINDNIAIELLNFLPMIGKKIPDDISIIGFDDTPQCKYTTPKLSSVKQNIPMIAQITVDNLIAIMTNPTQKNRIAKIVPVELALRESI is encoded by the coding sequence ATGAAAAAAACTTCCATAAAAGATATCGCGAAATTAAGCGGCGTATCGGTAGCAACTGTATCGAGGGTAATCAATAATAACGGGCGATTTTCAGAAGAAACACGAAAGAAAGTCTTAGAAGTTATTAAAGAAACCAATTACCAAATGAATTTTAGTGCCAAAAGTTTGCGAATGAATAAGTCTTTCTCTGTTGGCATTTTAGTTCCTGATATTAGTAATTATTTTTTCTCAAGTGTTGTTCAACAAATGGAAGCCATTCTTTTCGAGCAAGGTTACTCTACTATTATCTGTAATACTGGACGTAATTTTGATAAAGAAATGGCCTATTTAAACATGCTAGAAAGCAAAATGGTCGACGGCCTAATTGTTATTTCTGGTGCAGATGAGTTTGGATTTAAATATGCCAATGCGGAAAACGGGATTCCATATGTTTGTATTGACCGCCAACCAAAGGACAAAAACACCATCTTCATTTCTTCCAATCACTATCAAGGTGCCTTTGAAGCAACGGAAGCACTGATTCAGGCTGGTGTGAAAGCTCCCGCGATATTTATGCATGCAAGACAATCATCATCAGCAAAAGAACGGCTAAAAGGATTTCAAGATGCGCTAAAGAAAAACAATCTGATTTATGACCCAGAACAATCAACTTTCACAGTGGATTTACAGAACGCTGACTATCAAGCAAATATTGCCGATTTTATCACTAGAACAGCTAAGATTGATGGTATTTTCGCAATTAATGATAATATCGCTATTGAACTATTAAATTTTTTGCCTATGATTGGTAAGAAAATACCCGACGATATCAGCATAATTGGATTTGATGACACACCACAGTGCAAATATACTACTCCAAAACTTAGTAGTGTTAAACAAAACATTCCAATGATTGCTCAAATAACAGTAGATAATTTAATTGCGATTATGACAAACCCTACTCAGAAAAATCGGATTGCTAAAATTGTTCCAGTAGAATTAGCTTTACGTGAGTCGATTTAA
- the rpe gene encoding ribulose-phosphate 3-epimerase, whose translation MKDILICPSMMCADFANLTQEVETLDQAGSDIFHIDIMDGQFVPNFGMGLQDFEAIRKLTKKLVDVHLMIMNPGDYVEAFADMGADIIYIHPEADIHPARTLDKIRKKGKKAGIAINPGTSIATVKELLPLVDYVMVMTVNPGFAGQAYLDYVDQKISELLTAKSNCSFEIMVDGAIAPKKIAKLSKMGVKGFVLGTSSLFGKSASYQEIIPILKSGKLEELQ comes from the coding sequence ATGAAGGATATATTGATATGTCCTTCCATGATGTGCGCTGATTTTGCTAACCTCACGCAGGAAGTAGAAACGCTAGATCAAGCGGGAAGCGATATTTTCCACATTGATATCATGGATGGACAATTTGTACCGAATTTTGGGATGGGATTACAAGATTTTGAAGCGATTAGAAAATTAACGAAGAAGTTAGTTGATGTTCATTTAATGATTATGAATCCTGGAGATTATGTAGAGGCTTTTGCAGACATGGGAGCGGATATTATTTATATTCATCCAGAGGCAGACATCCACCCAGCAAGAACACTAGATAAAATAAGAAAAAAAGGAAAAAAAGCTGGAATTGCAATTAATCCTGGAACATCAATTGCGACCGTGAAGGAGCTATTGCCACTTGTTGATTATGTCATGGTGATGACCGTAAACCCAGGTTTTGCAGGGCAAGCCTACCTCGATTATGTTGATCAGAAAATTAGTGAGTTATTAACGGCAAAATCGAATTGTTCTTTTGAAATCATGGTAGATGGGGCAATTGCTCCAAAAAAAATCGCTAAACTTTCTAAAATGGGTGTAAAAGGTTTCGTCCTTGGCACATCTTCGTTATTTGGAAAATCTGCAAGCTATCAAGAAATTATCCCTATATTAAAAAGTGGAAAATTGGAGGAATTACAATGA
- the rpiB gene encoding ribose 5-phosphate isomerase B, whose product MKIAIGNDHVGIELKPVITEYLQELGHEVKDFGAYSNERTDYPEYGKKVAEEVAAGNSDLGILICGSGVGISIAANKVKGIRAVVCSEPYSAKLSREHNNTNILAFGSRVVGAELAKMIVQNWLDAKFEGGRHAKRVEMIADIEAEEEL is encoded by the coding sequence ATGAAAATTGCAATTGGGAATGACCATGTCGGAATCGAACTAAAACCAGTTATAACGGAGTATTTACAAGAACTAGGACATGAAGTGAAAGATTTTGGTGCTTATTCAAATGAAAGAACGGATTATCCGGAATACGGCAAAAAAGTAGCAGAAGAGGTTGCTGCTGGAAATTCAGACCTAGGGATACTTATTTGTGGGTCAGGAGTAGGCATTTCTATCGCAGCAAACAAAGTCAAAGGAATTCGTGCAGTTGTTTGTAGCGAACCATATTCTGCTAAATTATCCCGCGAACATAACAATACGAATATTTTAGCATTTGGCTCTAGAGTAGTTGGTGCTGAGCTAGCAAAAATGATTGTTCAAAATTGGTTAGACGCAAAATTTGAAGGTGGGCGTCATGCGAAACGAGTGGAAATGATTGCGGATATAGAAGCTGAGGAGGAATTATAA
- a CDS encoding beta-glucoside-specific PTS transporter subunit IIABC: MSYQDLAKQIIQNIGGEDNVISLVHCATRLRFKLKDTSIANTAAIEKLDGVVSVVQSGGQYQVVIGNTVSDVFKAISEISSINQNEPEPADKKKEKFLDRAIDLVSSIFTPILPALIGGGMIKGLLMIAVNLGLNPESGSYMILNAAADSVFYFLPILLAYTSAKKFGANLYLAAVVGGALLYPSLIQAFSDGTSVDFFGIPVILARYTSSVLPIIFAVYFLSKVEKLCNKYIHPVVKNVLTPLLCLIIVVPSTYLLIGPVATYLSNAIGSGYEFMYSLSPIVCGVILGAVWQVLVVFGLHWGIVPIGYNNLALYGRNTINGMVGPSNFAQAGSAFGVFLRAKDVKIRQLALSASVTAIFSITEPAIYGINLKYKKPFYFALVAGGIAGGITGAAGSAALAAGPVGILSIPVFMGQGFGAFILAIIVAFFSAAIMTFFFGYNPKNEETNEKEEILASPLNGEVVELKNVPDKVFSTGELGHGLAIIPSDGKLVAPVDGEIMVAFPTGHAIGMCTNNGTEILMHIGLETVELNGKYFDVKVKVGQKVSKGDVLVLFDREKILEENYNLITPILITNPKQEVSLATEAIAHTGDKLITLPVN; encoded by the coding sequence ATGAGTTATCAAGATTTAGCTAAACAAATTATTCAAAACATTGGCGGAGAAGATAATGTTATTTCTCTAGTTCACTGCGCAACTCGTCTCCGTTTTAAGCTGAAAGATACTTCTATTGCAAATACAGCTGCCATTGAAAAATTAGATGGGGTAGTTAGTGTTGTTCAAAGTGGTGGACAATATCAAGTTGTAATCGGGAATACTGTGTCAGATGTTTTCAAAGCGATTAGTGAAATTAGTTCCATTAATCAAAATGAGCCTGAGCCCGCAGATAAGAAAAAAGAAAAATTTTTAGATCGAGCCATTGATTTAGTTTCTTCTATATTTACGCCAATTTTACCTGCATTGATTGGTGGTGGGATGATAAAAGGGCTGTTGATGATTGCTGTGAATTTGGGGTTGAATCCAGAAAGCGGATCCTATATGATTCTAAATGCAGCTGCAGACTCTGTATTTTATTTCCTACCAATTTTGTTAGCGTATACATCTGCTAAAAAGTTTGGTGCGAATTTATACTTAGCAGCTGTAGTAGGTGGCGCTTTGTTATATCCTAGCCTTATTCAAGCCTTCTCGGATGGAACAAGCGTGGACTTTTTTGGAATTCCAGTAATTCTAGCTCGTTATACAAGTTCGGTATTACCAATTATTTTTGCAGTATATTTCCTTTCCAAAGTAGAAAAATTGTGTAATAAATACATTCATCCAGTTGTCAAAAATGTTTTGACTCCACTGCTTTGTTTAATTATTGTCGTTCCTTCAACATATTTATTAATCGGACCTGTTGCTACCTATCTTAGTAATGCAATTGGCTCGGGATATGAGTTTATGTATTCGCTCAGTCCGATAGTTTGCGGTGTGATTTTAGGGGCGGTATGGCAAGTACTTGTTGTTTTCGGTTTGCACTGGGGTATTGTTCCAATCGGATATAATAATTTAGCACTTTATGGAAGAAATACTATTAACGGTATGGTTGGACCATCTAACTTTGCTCAAGCCGGGTCAGCTTTTGGTGTATTTTTAAGAGCGAAAGATGTAAAAATAAGACAACTTGCTTTATCGGCTTCTGTAACGGCTATTTTCAGTATTACAGAACCAGCAATTTATGGAATTAACTTGAAATACAAGAAACCATTTTATTTCGCTCTAGTAGCAGGAGGAATAGCTGGTGGGATTACTGGTGCGGCAGGTAGTGCAGCACTTGCGGCGGGACCAGTTGGTATTCTAAGTATTCCAGTCTTTATGGGACAAGGCTTTGGTGCTTTCATTCTTGCCATCATTGTAGCCTTTTTCTCTGCAGCAATTATGACTTTCTTTTTCGGGTACAATCCTAAAAATGAAGAAACAAATGAAAAGGAAGAAATTTTAGCAAGCCCATTAAATGGTGAGGTAGTAGAACTTAAAAATGTTCCTGATAAAGTCTTCTCTACAGGAGAACTAGGACATGGTTTAGCAATAATACCATCAGACGGTAAACTAGTAGCGCCAGTTGATGGAGAAATAATGGTTGCTTTTCCAACCGGACATGCCATTGGAATGTGCACAAATAATGGGACAGAAATTTTAATGCATATTGGACTAGAAACAGTTGAGTTAAATGGAAAATACTTTGATGTTAAAGTAAAAGTAGGGCAAAAAGTTTCAAAAGGAGATGTACTAGTTCTCTTTGATAGGGAGAAAATATTAGAGGAGAACTATAATTTAATTACACCGATTCTGATAACTAATCCAAAACAAGAAGTGAGTTTAGCTACCGAAGCAATTGCACATACAGGAGATAAGCTAATAACCTTACCAGTAAACTGA
- a CDS encoding MucBP domain-containing protein: MKKLFHLTLIVAICLSFYPQTTMALDDNSAAVTQENSEIVMIADLGEQAWLINEVNRQLSPKKVGVNLTFEDLAKITSIYLADRNLTGEVPPEINNLVSLESLVLYSNNLTGTIPAELGELEKLKALRLDYNQLSGTIPNGLGNIDSIMLQSNRLVGQLPLSLYENRTGKNEVNVSGNQITINSTDSVPSVYSAYTFTYPIPYSPCSGQIEAGNTFIPGLDNSTIFTPFLKGSPTYIDLKAKYMFDAELFAGHHITITDENTEKVIYDGELTADVSIPLSGWKPGSYMLNFVLDKAFNNPQNKTVIAIDILSPQAENVTIQYIDENGATIHDPQQISGTVDDYYNARTPEYQLTIPNYVLDQSKFPSNSIGLLSAEPQTVTYVYNKIDGAPVTVEYLDENGAEIAKSDVLTGKIDASYETIPKEISNWVVDENKLPINATGNFTEDSQTVIYTYKTNQTKITAHDSTIYVGADWKAKDNFDSAFDKNGNEVPFDEVIVVGTVDTSKPGIYSVKYIYAGAEMEIKVTVKAKEIPVNPTNPIALTNSVNPTSLSQPFNPNQPFEFIKVTSVHSEQSTASVQSKLPKTGDNMLDRVLYCIAGLSAIFAAISIFRKKVHS, encoded by the coding sequence ATGAAAAAACTATTCCATTTAACTTTAATTGTAGCTATTTGCCTTAGCTTTTATCCGCAAACTACAATGGCACTTGATGACAATAGTGCAGCAGTAACTCAAGAAAACTCAGAAATAGTAATGATAGCAGATTTAGGTGAACAGGCATGGCTTATTAATGAAGTGAATAGACAACTTTCCCCTAAAAAAGTAGGAGTGAACTTAACTTTTGAAGATCTTGCTAAAATTACATCTATTTATCTTGCTGATAGAAATCTCACTGGTGAAGTACCGCCAGAAATTAATAATTTAGTTTCCTTAGAGAGTTTGGTTTTGTATAGCAATAATTTGACGGGAACGATTCCAGCTGAACTAGGAGAATTAGAAAAACTTAAAGCACTTAGATTAGATTACAATCAATTATCAGGAACGATTCCGAACGGATTAGGAAATATTGATTCAATCATGCTACAATCTAATCGTCTTGTGGGGCAATTGCCGCTTAGCTTATATGAAAATAGAACAGGGAAGAATGAAGTCAACGTTTCTGGAAACCAGATAACGATTAACAGTACAGATAGTGTTCCAAGTGTCTATTCAGCGTACACCTTTACTTATCCTATTCCATACTCTCCTTGTAGTGGACAAATAGAAGCAGGTAATACTTTTATTCCTGGTTTGGATAATAGTACAATTTTTACACCATTTCTTAAAGGTAGTCCAACGTATATTGATTTAAAAGCAAAGTATATGTTTGATGCAGAACTTTTTGCTGGTCATCACATAACGATTACAGACGAAAATACTGAGAAAGTAATTTATGATGGAGAGCTTACAGCGGATGTGAGTATTCCGCTTTCAGGCTGGAAACCTGGCTCATATATGCTTAACTTTGTACTCGATAAAGCATTTAATAACCCGCAAAATAAAACAGTCATAGCTATTGATATTTTATCCCCTCAAGCTGAAAATGTGACTATTCAATATATTGATGAAAATGGAGCAACTATTCATGATCCACAACAAATTAGTGGGACAGTAGATGATTACTATAATGCAAGAACACCGGAATATCAGTTGACCATTCCTAATTATGTATTAGATCAATCTAAGTTCCCTAGTAATTCAATCGGACTTTTATCTGCCGAACCTCAAACCGTAACTTACGTATATAACAAGATAGATGGAGCGCCTGTAACCGTAGAATATTTAGACGAAAATGGAGCGGAGATTGCCAAATCAGATGTATTAACAGGGAAAATAGATGCTTCATATGAAACAATACCAAAAGAAATTTCTAATTGGGTTGTAGATGAAAACAAACTTCCAATCAATGCAACAGGGAATTTTACAGAAGATAGTCAAACCGTCATTTATACGTATAAAACCAATCAAACGAAAATAACAGCACACGATTCTACCATATATGTAGGCGCAGATTGGAAGGCAAAAGACAATTTTGACTCAGCCTTTGATAAAAACGGCAATGAAGTACCATTTGACGAGGTTATCGTAGTAGGTACAGTAGATACATCTAAACCGGGTATCTATTCTGTGAAATATATTTACGCCGGAGCAGAAATGGAAATTAAAGTAACTGTGAAAGCAAAAGAGATTCCGGTTAATCCAACAAATCCAATTGCCCTGACGAATTCAGTTAATCCAACTTCCCTTTCTCAGCCGTTCAATCCAAATCAACCATTTGAATTTATAAAAGTAACATCTGTTCATAGCGAGCAGTCAACAGCTTCAGTACAATCGAAGCTTCCGAAAACAGGCGATAATATGTTAGACAGAGTTCTTTATTGTATAGCCGGTTTATCAGCTATTTTTGCGGCAATTAGTATATTTAGAAAAAAGGTTCATTCATAA
- a CDS encoding Crp/Fnr family transcriptional regulator — MSTNLSTVLNYLKEFPDYYKYVSKKTYKMNDKIIFEEEKARHIFFVVEGYAAVELEDKLRKSNYISIFVLPTNILGIDAFSTFPKKQHSITVMSDTLALYKIEAEFLLNMLAVKPDMNDFLLTNIADVFARHYALLGMIAKTPKERIYMAFRNLALEMGTDQPEVGQIILPSFINQNVLARYCRTTQPNISNLLSELVAEGFLINKKSPYRIDKDLLDYE, encoded by the coding sequence ATGTCCACAAATCTGAGTACTGTTTTAAACTATTTGAAAGAGTTTCCGGATTACTACAAATATGTATCTAAAAAAACCTATAAAATGAACGATAAGATTATTTTTGAAGAGGAAAAAGCAAGACATATTTTCTTTGTAGTAGAAGGTTACGCTGCAGTGGAATTAGAGGATAAATTAAGAAAAAGCAACTATATTTCCATTTTTGTTTTACCTACTAATATTTTAGGTATTGATGCTTTTTCTACTTTTCCAAAAAAACAACATAGCATCACTGTTATGAGTGATACTTTAGCGCTTTATAAAATAGAGGCTGAATTTTTACTAAATATGCTTGCAGTGAAGCCAGATATGAATGATTTTTTATTAACTAATATCGCTGATGTGTTTGCAAGACATTATGCACTCCTTGGAATGATAGCCAAGACGCCCAAAGAACGTATATATATGGCTTTTCGTAACTTAGCTTTAGAAATGGGAACAGATCAGCCCGAAGTTGGACAAATTATTTTACCTAGTTTTATTAACCAGAATGTTTTAGCAAGATATTGTCGTACAACACAACCGAATATTTCTAATTTGTTATCAGAATTAGTAGCAGAAGGTTTTTTGATAAATAAAAAAAGCCCTTACCGGATAGATAAGGACTTGTTAGATTATGAATGA
- a CDS encoding GntR family transcriptional regulator, with amino-acid sequence MKFDDNKPIYKQIVHYIHGGIITKVFKQGDKLPSVRELAVQLEVNPTTIQRAYAELEEEGIIYTIRGTGKYLTKDKERIKELETGIAKQLTESFILEMMKLGISKEEIIEWVKKFKEVEKC; translated from the coding sequence ATGAAATTTGATGATAACAAACCCATTTATAAACAAATAGTCCACTATATTCACGGAGGAATTATTACAAAAGTTTTTAAGCAAGGGGATAAATTACCATCTGTAAGAGAGTTAGCAGTTCAACTTGAAGTGAATCCAACAACTATTCAACGAGCATATGCAGAACTAGAAGAAGAGGGCATTATCTACACTATTCGTGGAACTGGCAAATATTTAACCAAAGATAAGGAGAGAATTAAAGAATTGGAAACCGGCATAGCAAAACAACTAACAGAAAGCTTTATTCTTGAAATGATGAAATTAGGTATTAGTAAGGAAGAAATAATCGAGTGGGTTAAGAAATTTAAGGAGGTAGAAAAATGTTAG
- a CDS encoding ATP-binding cassette domain-containing protein, which translates to MLEIKALQKAYKLGKKNEVPVLKNVNVTIQDGEFAAIIGKSGSSKSTLLNIISGLDTDYSGEVLYNGENLQDIDLDKYHFNHIGFIFQSFHLVSHMSVIENVKVPLYLNAELSESERNIRALELLRQVGLEEFANQKPTQLSGGQKQRVAIARSLANNPDMIIADEPTGALDSVTSEEIIKLLKELTKQGTTVIVVTHDLNIADKTDAVLRLADGEVVSFERKKAVEQRVSQKKEKKLKLNGLAIAKISFRSFFNRKFRNLLVALGTSIGIIAILLAFGLGNGVNQSLSQIFGTTFSPNQITTYYMEDGGSKSPEPTTPLTGSEVKKIKQLYQDEGVSEVYERTTIQGIKFEYDGKDLKGASNEMQEANFKPARYEDLTVEDEYLLSGEMVKSDENGAVIPSSVARAILGKSDSAELTKKDGDKLIGKKIYLLYAGRNSDTENTIKIETVITGITNPSKEGFASGFNVSTKTMNDFIEATGIEKPILSVDAFTETTNQAEKVVEKYENDKKWANYSITNANAFVDTFSQFTDIIVYLIAFIAGLSLAVAGVMIAIVLYIGVVERTREIGVFRAMGYRKCHIRGLFMMEASYIIILANVLSGAVAMTIAKLVSPILETKIGFEEMIHISVWNFVVTLAITITIGFIFSIYPSNKAAKLDAAEALRSE; encoded by the coding sequence ATGTTAGAAATTAAAGCATTACAAAAAGCTTATAAATTAGGAAAGAAAAATGAAGTTCCGGTTTTAAAAAATGTCAACGTAACTATTCAAGACGGTGAATTTGCAGCAATTATTGGGAAAAGCGGGAGTAGTAAATCTACGTTATTAAATATCATTAGTGGGCTTGATACAGATTATTCCGGAGAAGTTTTATATAACGGTGAAAATCTACAAGATATTGATTTAGATAAGTATCATTTTAATCATATTGGTTTTATTTTCCAAAGTTTTCATTTAGTCAGTCATATGTCTGTCATCGAAAATGTAAAAGTTCCCTTATATTTAAATGCCGAGCTTTCAGAAAGTGAACGAAATATCCGAGCTTTAGAGCTGCTTCGTCAAGTTGGCTTGGAAGAGTTTGCTAATCAAAAACCAACACAACTTTCTGGTGGACAAAAGCAACGTGTAGCTATTGCTAGATCATTAGCTAACAATCCAGACATGATTATTGCAGATGAACCCACAGGAGCTCTTGACAGCGTAACTTCAGAAGAAATTATCAAGTTGTTAAAAGAACTAACTAAACAAGGAACAACAGTTATCGTCGTTACCCATGATTTAAATATTGCAGATAAAACGGATGCAGTACTGCGATTGGCAGATGGTGAGGTAGTTTCTTTTGAAAGGAAAAAAGCGGTCGAACAGCGTGTGAGTCAAAAAAAGGAAAAAAAGTTAAAACTTAATGGATTGGCTATCGCAAAAATTTCTTTTCGAAGTTTTTTCAATAGAAAATTTCGGAATTTACTCGTTGCGCTTGGAACATCGATTGGAATTATTGCAATTTTATTAGCTTTTGGACTTGGAAATGGAGTTAACCAAAGTTTGTCTCAGATTTTTGGAACCACTTTTTCACCAAACCAAATTACAACCTATTATATGGAAGATGGTGGTTCAAAGTCACCTGAACCAACGACGCCATTAACAGGAAGTGAAGTTAAAAAAATTAAGCAATTGTATCAAGATGAAGGTGTTTCAGAAGTTTATGAGCGCACGACGATTCAAGGGATAAAATTTGAATACGATGGGAAAGATTTAAAAGGTGCATCAAATGAAATGCAAGAGGCAAATTTTAAACCAGCTCGTTATGAAGATTTAACGGTGGAAGATGAATATTTACTAAGTGGTGAAATGGTCAAGAGTGACGAAAACGGTGCTGTTATTCCTTCAAGTGTTGCAAGAGCAATTCTTGGCAAAAGTGATTCAGCTGAATTGACCAAAAAAGACGGAGATAAACTGATCGGTAAAAAGATTTATTTACTGTATGCAGGAAGAAACAGTGACACAGAGAATACAATTAAAATTGAAACAGTGATTACTGGAATAACTAACCCATCAAAAGAAGGCTTTGCAAGTGGATTTAATGTTTCTACTAAAACAATGAATGATTTTATTGAGGCAACCGGCATTGAAAAACCGATTCTTTCAGTAGATGCATTTACAGAAACAACTAATCAAGCGGAGAAAGTAGTAGAAAAATATGAAAATGATAAAAAGTGGGCTAACTATTCCATTACAAACGCTAATGCTTTCGTAGATACCTTTAGTCAATTCACTGATATTATCGTGTATTTGATTGCATTTATAGCAGGTCTTTCATTAGCAGTCGCTGGTGTGATGATTGCGATTGTCCTATATATTGGTGTTGTAGAGCGAACAAGAGAGATTGGGGTATTCCGAGCAATGGGTTACCGTAAGTGTCACATTCGTGGATTATTTATGATGGAAGCCAGTTATATTATTATTTTGGCTAATGTATTATCTGGTGCAGTTGCAATGACGATTGCCAAATTAGTTAGTCCAATTTTAGAAACAAAAATTGGTTTTGAAGAGATGATTCATATTTCGGTTTGGAATTTCGTAGTTACACTTGCCATAACGATCACGATTGGTTTTATTTTCTCCATCTATCCAAGTAATAAAGCCGCAAAACTCGATGCAGCAGAAGCATTACGTTCAGAATAA